The Nitrospirota bacterium DNA segment CCGGAGAGCGCGGGGACACGGCGCAGGAGACGACATGAAAAACATCGAACGAAGCACGGGGACACCGATTCGCGTGAACGGGCTCCCCACCGGGTTTCTTGCCGGGGGCGGTTATTCAGGATGCACGGACAAACTGGACCGAACGGTCCAAGCGGCGGCCGAACTGCTCACGCGCGAATTCGGATGCAAGATTCAAATCCGGTTCAATTCCGACCGGGAAAGCGGCGGGGCCTTTATCGAACCGCCGCCGGCGGGCGAGTTGGGAATTTGCGCGGGCTATTTGCTCGTGCCCCCGAAAGGAATGAGCCGGGGAAAATGGATGGGCCTTCCCATCGGAACATGGCGCGAGGTCGGACGCAAACGGTTTTACGTGGCGTCCAACGTCGGAGTGGGGATGCTTCGAAATCCTCTGATGGCCGATAAGGGATACGTTAAGGACGAGACGGATCACCGCTATTCCTACCGATTCCACCGCAATATCGCGGGTGCGCTTGTGTGGATTCTCGAACACGTGGATCGGGCCACATGGACGACACTGCACACAACCGGGAAGGAGGAGATCAATGGCTGACGCCTTCCCCGGCCGTATCAGTCATGAAAAGTCGGCGGCAAGCAACGTACTGACCCATACCCCGTACCGATTCTTGTATCAGACGACACCGCGCATCGGCGGTCCCGGCTGGGCCTACGGGTGGGTGTCCTATCAGAATCCTTCCGGTCTGCCGGGCCTTGTTCGATCTTTGGAAAGAGAATCCCGGCGGTTGGGAAATGAATGCCGGTTCCGGGCCGACGAAGTGCATTCGGAAGATTTCGACCATCCGGACAATAAGAGGGGAGGACAATGAAACCGACCAAAAAGGAAAAAGCCTGGCTCAAGAAGGTGCAGGCTCTCACCGACGAATGCCCGGCCTGCGGGGGATCCGGTCGGGCGGAGGAAACGGTTGAAAACGAGAATCCTTGTCCGGTGTGCGCGCCCGTGCGGATTGCCGTCCATCGAATCAGGAAGCTGGACAAGCCGCTCGAATCTTTCTCGCTCTACAGCGACGATGACGACGTGGTTCTTTTCGATACCGAGCGAGCGGCGTCGAGAGCAAAGGCCCGATGGGAAAAGGCCGCAGCAAACCACGTTCGGGGTCCTTATCGGCATTTCGGTCGAATCTAACCGAAAGGAGAAAAAATGATTCTCACTCAACGCGCATTCGACAGCCTCTCCCTCGCCATCGGGCGGGTGGCACAAGCCCTGGACGCGCCGACCTATCGGCCGGCCTTCCTGATTCCGAGCTCGGTCTACGCGCTGACGGACCTGGCGCTCAAGTCGGGTTATCCGGAGTACCACGACAAGGTTCACGTCGCAGACGGGGAAAACCACGTGGCGTTCACGGTGACGAACGGCAACGCCATGGTACGCGTGACGTTCCCGCGCGAGACCGTGGAGGAATATCCAATGTTCGACGGCGTACCGGCAACCACGCTCGATTCCGAAGCAGTGCTTCCCGTCGATACGTTGAGGGCGTTCCTCAAGACCGCCAAGGATGGCCCCAGAAGCCTCCCGATCCTGAGGAAGGTCGCCTGCGCAATCAACGGCGACATCACCTTCGCCCACACGGACTTGACCACACCCAAGGTGGTCAAGGTACCCAAGTCCGACAAGAAGTTCCCCGTTGTGGACAAATGCATTCCCAGGAAGAAGCCCGTTTTCAGCATCCACCTCAATCCGATCCTGCTGGTTGAAACGCTTCAAGTCATGGTGAAGACGCTATCGGAGCGGCCCGTTCAACCCTGTTTCACGTTCGAGTTCTACGGCGAAGAGCAGCCCGTCCTCATCAAGGCAAAGAGCCTGGATTCAGAGACCACGGAACTGGGACTCGTGATGCCGATGCGCGACTGATCATTCCAGATGAACGAGGGTATGGAAAGCGTCACGAACAGACCGGCAGGGCAAGCCGAAGAGGCAAGAGGGCCGCACGGCCTTCATCCGAGGAACAAGGAGAAGAGACCTATCCTGAAAGAAGCCGCAAGCATAGGGCAGTCCATCGTAGAGGAGGATTTTCGGTGGAGCTTGCAATCCAGCCGAGGATCGATTCGGCGTTCGGCCCATAGACTCATGGAGCACATGCTGCAAGGAGCCGAATTCGAGGAGGTGTGGAAGGAGTACGCCCGCCTTTTCTGGACGGATGCGATCGACCCGCCGGTACAGAGCGCCGTGAAGGAAGGACTGAAAGCGTACTGCGCAGGGCACAATCCCGCAGCCTATGGGGGAATATCTCACCCGGAGCAGGGATCATGAGACAACAAGGCGTGATCGGCGGCCCGCACAGGCGGCCCGCCGGAAGAAGGCAAAGAGAACAGACAGCGGAGAAGTTGCGGCGCGCCCTCAAGGCATTCATGGCCGAGTATGACGCGCCAGGCCGGGAAAATAGAAAAGAGATCAGGCTTGGACGCGCAGCCCTGGCCGGGACCAGGAAGCGGCAGAAGCACAACCGGAAATGAGACCCCGATGAAAAGGATCCGACCCATCGTCAATCCAGACCTTCGACGCGCGCTGGAGGCATTCAAGGACCGCCCCGGAGGGGACGGGCGCTACGTTGCCGCGTACTGGGAGCCCAACGGGGATGAACTATGCCTGGACAACGGGAGGCGGCTCGAATGCGGCCTCTCGGACAACTGGGCGTGGCTTCGATTCCTGCGGGACCCGGCAAACCGGTACGAGCTTGAGAAGGTACAACTTGGTAACAGCGAGCACACGGCCAATGACTGGGTCGTGTTCGACCTGAAGACGAACGTCGTCTTCGTCGCCGATGCCGGAGGAGCAAAGGCATTCGTGCGCCGCCCCCTTCGCTACGCTCCGGGGACGGCGATATGAAAAATCATGGGATCCATGCGCCGCCAGTGGGCGCACTGAAATCAGATGGAAGAAAGCACTGCCGACAGGGCAGCAGGAAGGAGACCTCAAGATGAAAGACCAGGAAACACAGGTTGAAGCCCGCACGGGCGAGGAACCGGAAAAGCCAACCGATGCATCCCCAGTCGGTGGGGAATCATCGCCCCATACGCCGGGCACTGGGGATGATGAGTCGAATCGCGACGAGACCGCCACGCCGGTGGACCCGTCCTGCGCAGTCCTTCCTTCGCCCGCCGAAGCGGGCTTCGCGAAGGCGGGAGCTGCTACGGAGGGGGAAACGACGGAGACAGAAAAAGACAAGGCTGAGACGGACACGGACGATGAGCCCGCTGACGACGTACCATCCCCGGCCGCGGCGGCCGGCGGCGAGGCGCAGGCACTGCCAGAAGGCGAGCGAACCGGAAGGGAAGTCATCCCCTCCGCTGCGCTCCACGAACGAGGAGATGAAGAATCACGGGGGCCTTGCGTCGTCGTGACGCTTCAGTTTGCGGACCAAGGCGTCTTGATGGTGGTCTCGTCAACACTGGCCGGGGCGCCCGTCCTGGGACCGCGCAAGGTCCGGGCGGAGGACATGGGTGAGACACTACGGAGCGTTGTGGCGGGTTACCGACTCGACCTGGAGAAATTCAGGCTCGAGAAGAAAGCCAAAGAGGAAAAACAGGCCCGAAGGATCAAGACGAACACGGCTTCACGTGCCGGCATCACACCCAGTGCGCCGGCGACGAAAGCGGCGGTGCATACGGCCGGCCAGGCCACGGCTGGAACGCCCCCCGTGACAGGATCTCCAGAGAACGGGCCGCCTGCCGGGACAAAATCGGGTCAGCCGAGCCTCTTCTGAGAGGACAACGAACCCATCCGGAAGAAAAGGAATACAGGAGCACAAGATGGAAACACCACAAGAAGGCAAGACCAAAGAAGCACCCCCATCCCAGGGACAATTGGAAATGAGGAAACGGGTGTTCGTCTACGACGGCAAGCGATTCCCCGATCCGGATCCCGGCGCAAGCATCACGCAGGTGCGGGACGTCCTGCGCGGGGCGTTTCCGGAGCTGGCCGAGGCGGAGACGCAAACCAACACCCTGGCGGACGGCACGGAGGAGATCACCTTCCGGAAAGTCGCGGGACGAAAAGGCCGCTAGAAGCCGTCGTTCGGCGGCAGCGGCCATGGCGAAAACGGGGGCGATCAGCCGGATCCTGAACGGACTCATCAAGGTCCCGGCCGACCCCATGAGCGAACAGGTGTGGGAGTTCCTCAGAATGGAGCCCTCGGCAGGAGAGCTGATCAAGCGGGGCGATGAAATCCTGCAAGCCGTCCGAACGCTCGAAAGGCGAGTAGGGGGCGTGGAGGCCATCATCAAGCGAATCCAATGCACTCGGGCCATTCCTTCGAAAACAACGCCGCCAGGCCTGTAAGTCTATCGGCCATCCGGGGACTCCTTCTCGCCGGCACCCACCGGCTGAGGTACAGCTGGATGGCAGAACAGCTCGAGTCCCTTCTTGAGGTAAAGAACTTCCTGCTGGCCGCGCAGCGCCACCTGCCGGCCCGGGCCGAGTACCTGGGAAACGTGCTGCGGCAAAGAGGAGCGCTCAGCTGCTTCCTGGAGTTCTTGAACGCCCTCAGGGAGGAGGACGTTCTCCCCATACCGGACTACATGGGCGAAGAGGCGGATGAGATCACGACGACGATCCCCCTCAACGTCATGGGGATCCATTACGACTCGCTTCCGGACTTCGGGAAAGCCGCGTGCCTGGCGGCGGCGATGTGTAGCGACGACCCGTCGTTC contains these protein-coding regions:
- a CDS encoding PRTRC system protein C, whose amino-acid sequence is METPQEGKTKEAPPSQGQLEMRKRVFVYDGKRFPDPDPGASITQVRDVLRGAFPELAEAETQTNTLADGTEEITFRKVAGRKGR